One region of Streptomyces sp. Edi4 genomic DNA includes:
- a CDS encoding helix-turn-helix domain-containing protein → MTSPGISSLQRPDLIGSGEAPCSSSYVPSPPTEAPVTIPRDVLRLLALVDVSTAGRRVLDQLLYLSDPETGTASISQNEMCAELGASKPTVNRGFKELRECGLAWSLEDGLYQLHPLLTGGAVSSPVMKVPEIKAAEPGRFTEQRRARFAAQMANLAPTG, encoded by the coding sequence ATGACCTCGCCCGGCATATCCTCGTTACAGCGTCCCGACCTGATCGGAAGCGGCGAGGCTCCGTGCAGCAGCTCTTACGTCCCCAGCCCTCCCACGGAGGCCCCCGTCACGATCCCCCGTGACGTCCTGCGCCTCCTGGCCCTGGTCGACGTCTCCACCGCCGGCCGCCGCGTCCTGGACCAGCTGCTGTACCTCAGCGACCCGGAGACCGGCACCGCATCGATCAGCCAGAACGAGATGTGCGCCGAGCTAGGCGCGAGCAAGCCCACCGTGAACCGCGGCTTCAAGGAGCTCCGCGAGTGTGGACTCGCCTGGAGCCTCGAGGACGGCCTCTACCAACTCCACCCGCTGCTGACCGGCGGCGCGGTCTCCTCCCCCGTCATGAAGGTCCCGGAGATCAAGGCCGCCGAACCTGGACGCTTCACCGAACAGCGACGGGCCCGGTTCGCCGCCCAGATGGCCAACCTCGCCCCCACCGGCTGA